A region of the Mycobacteriales bacterium genome:
CCGTTGCGCAACGACGAGAACGGCCGGGGTCTGTGGCTGGTCAACCAACTCTGCGATCTCGTCGAGACCCGGTCCACCCCCACCGGCACGGTGATCCGGCTGCGCGTCTCCAGGTGTCCGGGTAGCGTCGACGGAGGTTGAGCAGGCAGCCGCGAGAAACATTCGACGGCGCGGGGGACCCACAGAATGCAGTCCGAGATCACATCGACGTCGCAGTCGGTGGACATGACCCTTGTCGACCTGCAGATCCGCAACGACCGCGGCCAGAGCCATATCTCCGTCAACGGCGAGCTCGACGCGTCCAGCGCCCGGCTGCTCGACGAGACGGTGGAGTGGCTGCGCCGTGACGGCCACCGGCGGATCACGCTCGATCTCGATGCACTGACGTTTCTGGACTGTTCGGTGCTCAGTGTCCTGATCCGGTCCCATCAGACGCTCCGGGCGGCCGGCGGTCAGCTGACCCTGATCCGTCCGACGGCGGCGGCCCGAAGGCTCTTCCGGCTCACCGGCGTCGACCGCGAGTTGGACATCCGCGCCACCGCCGCAGGCCGGTCGGCGGCCCTCGCGCGGTAGTCCGCTCCCTCCGGCTCCGGCAAATCCGTCGTCCGTGCTGAACTCCGTCGGCTCCGATCAGGCGTAGATTGCTGAGCCGTCCGGGCGCAACCAGAGCGAGCCATCCAGCGGGACTTGCCGGTGCCCGGGCGGGACGGAGCCCGCAGGATGAGCGTGCGTCACCGCCGTAGCACCGTCGGCCTGGCCGCTGCGGCGACCCTGGCGGTCGCCGCCGCGCTGTTCATGGCCGTTCCTGCCGCCGCCCGGACCGGCGACGCATCGCGGTCCGCCGCGCCACCCGCCGGCGAGCGGCAGCAGGCCTTCGCCCGGGCCGCCCGCGCAACCGGGGTGCCCGCGGCAGTACTGCTCGCGGTCGCCTACAACGAGTCACGGTGGGAGGAGCACGGCGGTGCCCCGAGCACGACCGGAGCCTACGGCGTGATGGCCCTGACCGACCTCCCGGCAGCGGCACCGACGGCCAAGGGCGACGGGCGCGCCGTACCGCGGTCCGCCCGCACCCTCACCTCCGCGGCGGATCTCGCCGGGGTCACCGGATCCGCGGCCCGCACCGATGACGCCGCGAACATCAGGGCCGGCGCGGCCCTGCTCGCCCACGATGCCCGCTCGCTCGGGCACGGACGGCTGCCGTCGACCGTCGCCGGCTGGTACGGCGCCGTCGCGGCCTACGCCGACACCCCGGCCCGGGCAGCGGCGACCACCTTCGCCGACGACGTCTACGCCACGATCCGTACCGGCGCGGCCCGCACCACCGCCGACGGTCAGGCCCTGACGCTCGCTGCTGAGCCGCACGCCCGGCCGGACACGGGGAGCGCGGCCGGACTGCACCTGCGCGCCGCCGCGCCGGCACCGAAGGCGGAATGCCCGCCCGACCTGCGCTGCAACGTCGTACCGGCGGCGTACCAATCGAACGATCCGCAGGACAAGACCAAGTACGGCAACTACGACCTCGCCGACCGGCCGCACACGATGCGCATCGACCACATCGTGCTGCACGACACGGAGGAGACCTACCCGTCGACGCTCAACACGTTCACCAACCCGGCGAACTCGGTGAGCGCGCACTACGTGATCCGGTCCTCGGACGGCCTGGTGACCCAGATGGTGCCGACCAGGGATGTCGCCTGGCAGGCCGGCAACTGGTACGTGAACGTGCACTCGATCGGCATCGAGCAGGAGGGTTTCGCGGTCCAGGGCGCGCAGTGGTTCACCGAGCCGCTCTACCGCTCCTCCGCCCGGCTGGTCCGCTACCTCGCCGCGCGGTTCGGCGTGCCGCTCGACCGGCAGCACATCATCGGTCACGACAACGTGCCCGGCACCACCCCGGCCACCGTCGCCGGGATGCACTGGGACCCGGGCCCGTTCTGGGACTGGGGCCACTACCTGGCGCTGCTCGGCCGGCCCATCCGGCCGACCGGGGGTCCCGGCAGCCCGGTGGTGACGATCGACCCGGTCTTCGCGCACAACACCCAGACCGTGACCGACTGCGAGGTCAAACCCCCTGCCCCGGTGCCGGCGCAGGCGTCGAGCTTCGTCTACCTGCACACCGGGCCGGACGCCACCTCGCCGCTGGTCTCCGACCCGGCCCTGCATGCGAGCGGGCCGGGCACCTCTTGCGCGGCCGACTGGGGCGACAAGGCGAGCGCCGGCCAGCAGTTCGTGGTGGCCGACCGGCAACCCGGCTGGACCGCGATCTGGTGGGACGGCGTCAAGGCATGGTTCGCCGACCCCGCGGGTGGCGACCGGGCGTCCGTGCCCTCGTCCAGTGCCGTCGTCGTACCGAAGCCGGGCCGGGATTCGGTCGCTGTCTACGGTCGGGCCTATCCTGAGGCGTCGGCGTATCCGGCCGCGATCCCGGTGCAGGACGTCGTACCACTGCAATACGTGATCCAGCCCGGCCAGGCCTATGTGACCACCGGGCCGGTGCCCACCGACTACTACTACGCCAAGACCATCGACTCCAGCCTGCCGGGCGACCACACCGACGTCGTCGGCCACGACAGGTACCTGGAGATCCAACTCGGCCACCGGATCGGCTTCGTCAAGGCGGACGACGTCGACGTGCGCCCGGCCGGCTGATTCCCCGTTCGATCCGATCGAGAAGAGGACCCGCGTGACCACGGACAACGCTCCGACCCCCGCCGGCCCCGCCACGTCCAGCGGGACCTTCGCCATCGGCGGTGACCTTCCGGTCACCCGACTCGGCTACGGGTCGATGCGCCTCACCGGCCAAGGGATCTGGGGCCCGCCCGTCGACCCGGAATCGGCCAGGGCGGTGCTGCGCCGCGCGGTCGAGCGCGGCGTCGACCTCATCGACACCGCCGACTCCTACGGCCCGGCCGTCGCCGAGGACCTGATCCGGGAGGCGTTGCACCCCTACGACGGGGTGACCGTCGCCACAAAAGGCGGGCTGGTGCGGACCGGCCCGGAGGAGTGGCACCCGCTCGGCCGCCCCGAATATCTGCGGCAGTGCGTGGAGATGAGCCTGCGCCGGCTCGGGCTGGAGCGCATCGACCTCTACCAGCTGCACCGCATCGACCAGACCGTCCCGCTCGCCGACCAGCTCGGCGTACTCAAGGAGATGCAGGGCGAGGGCAAGATCCGCCACATCGGCCTGTCCGAGGTGACCGTCGCCCAGATCGAGCAGGCCCGGAATCTGGTCGAGGTCGTCAGCGTGCAGAACCGCTACAACCTCGCCCACCGGACGCACGACCCGGTGGTCGACTACTGCGCCGACGAGAAGATCGCCTTCATCCCGTGGTTCCCGCTCGAGGTGGGGTCGCTCGCCGCGCCGGACGGGCCGCTCGCCGACGTCGCCCGCACCTATGACGCCACCCCCGGGCAGCTGGCCCTGGCCTGGCTGCTCGCCCGGTCACCGTCGATGCTCCCGATCCCGGGTACGTCGTCCATCGACCACCTCGAGGAGAACATCGGCGCCGCGAGGATCGAGCTGTCGACCGCGGCCCTGGCCACCCTGGCCGACCTGTAGCGGCGACGGGGACGGGCGGATTCCGTTACGGCGGATCGGTCCGGCGGGTGCCACACTGGTCGGGTGCCCGAACTCCCCGAAGTCGAAGCGCTCGCCGGCTTCCTGCGCGAACGCGCGGTCGGCCGGGTCGTCGCGAGCGCCGACCTCGTCGCGATCAGCGCGCTGAAGACCTTCGACCCGCCGCTGTCCGCGCTCCCCGGGCTCGAGGTGACCGGAGCCGGCCGGTACGGGAAGTTTCTCGATCTCGACGTGAGCGGCGTGCACCTCGTCGTCCACCTCGCCCGCGGCGGCTGGCTGCACTGGCGGGAGAAGCTGCCGCCGGCTCCGCCCCGCCCCGGGAGGGGACCGCTGGCACTGCGCCTCAGACTGGACGACGACTCGGGCTTCGACCTGACCGAGCAGGGCACGAAGAAGGGACTGGCCGCCTACGTCGTGCGCAACCCGGCCGAGGTGCCCGGTATCGCCCGGCTCGGCATCGACGCGTTGGACCTCACCACCGAACGGCTCACCGCGCTGCTCACCGGCCAGCGTGGCCAGCTCAAGGGGGTGCTCACCGACCAGTCGCTGATCGCGGGCATCGGCAATGCCTACTCCGACGAGATCCTGCACACCGCCCGGCTGTCGCCGTTCAAGTCGGCCGGGAAGTTGAGCGAGCACGAGACGATCGTGCTCGCCGACGCGATCTCGAGCACCCTGCGCGACGCGGTCGCGCGATCGGCCGGCCAGAAGGCGGCGACGCTCAAGGCGGAGAAGCGCTCGGGGCTCGCCGTACACGCGCGCAACGGTCTGCCGTGCCCGGTGTGCGGCGACACGGTGCGCGAAGTCTCCTACGCCGACAAGTCGATGCAGTACTGCCCGACGTGTCAGACCGGTGGTCAACTGCTCGCCGACCGACGGCTGTCCCGGCTGCTGAAATAGCCCTGCTCTGGACGCTCGTCGCGAACAGGGGCATGATTTCCTATTCGTGACGGGGATCCGCGAGTCGACTGCTCCGGATTACCTCCGGATTCGTTGCTGGCGCGAGATCGCGGATGCGATGGTGGCGCCGCACTGCCACGACGACCTCGAGATGGTGCTCGTCGACGGCGACGAGTGCGCCCACTACCACCATCTCGGTCGTCTGGTGCCGCTCGTGCCCGGCCAGATGACGATCTTCTGGGCGACCTATCCGCACAACCTGGAGCGGCGCAGCTCCGGAGTGGTCCTGCGCCGGGTGATGGTTCCGCTGGGGCTCCTGCTGTCCTGCGATCTGCCCGGGCACCTCGTGGCCGGGCTCCTGGCCGGCCAGGTTCTGTCGGCCGACGTCGATCTGGTCGCGATGGAGAGCAAGTTCGTCCAGTGGGATGTGGACTCGGGCTCGGTCGACGGCGCGGACCGCATGGCGATGCTGCTCGAGATCACCGCATGGCTGCAGCGCATCGCGCCTGATCTCGCGCCGGCCACGGGCGAGGCGAGGACCGCTCCCGTCGCCATCCGCCGGCGCGGACTCGAGGTCGTCTCCTCGATGGTGCGTTACATCGTCAGCCATTTCCACGAGCCGATCGGCGTGACCGACGTGGCGAAGGCGGTCGGTCTGCAGCCGCAGTACGCGATGCGGCTGTTCCGGTCGATGATCGGCCACACGATCACCGAATACCTGGCCCGCTACCGCATCGCGGAGGCGCAGCGGCTCCTCGTGGCTACCGGGGCCAACATGGCCGATGTCGCCTTCGCCGCAGGCTTCGGCTCGGTCAGCCAGTTCTACGACCATTTCCGGTCCACCTGCGGACAGACACCGCGCCAATACCGACTAGGAATGCGAGCCCTGTGACATCAAGCCCTGTGACATCAAGCCCTGTGACACCAAGCAGTGTGATCTCACCAACCGATCGCCCCATCCGTCTGGGAATCGTCGGCTGCGCCCGCATCCTGCCCGCGCACCTGCGCGGGATCGCCGGTCTGCAGGCGGTCGGATTCGATCCCGTGCGGATCACCGCGCTGTGCGCCCGCCGGATTGACGACGCCGTCATGTTCCGGCTACGGGGCGAGGGACCTCCGCCGCGCAGCCCGGCATCGAGCAATGAGATGGATCCGCTCGGCGCCCCGCACCGTTACGTGAGTGACCTCCACCCAGACGTGCTCCCCGAGGTCTTCGACGACTGGCGGAGCATGCTCGACGCCGACGTCGTCGACGCCGTACTGGTGCTCGCGCCCGTCGGCCTGCACCACGAGATCGCACTCGCCGCGCTGTCCGCCGGTAAGCACGTGCTCCTCGAGAAGCCGTTCGCCATCTCGGTGCGGGCGGGGCACGCCATCGCCGCCGAGGCAAGGCGCCGAGGGCTGGTCGCCGGCGTCGCCGAAAACATCCGCTACTCGACTCGGACCCGGGCGCTGCGCTGGGTCCTCGACGAGGGGCTGGTGGGCACGCCCCAGCTGTGGCTGTCCGGAGGCGTCGGCGGCGAATGGGCGCCGGACCGGATCGTCGCGCACACCTCCTGGCGGCACCGCAAGATCGAGGGCGGCGGCGGCCCCGCCCTCGACCACGGCGTCCACCTCATGCACCAGATCCGCTACCTCATGGGGCCGATCGAGGAGATCAGCGCGCTCACCAAGATCCTCGAGCCGGTCCGCCGCGACGACGACCCGACCGCGACGGTGGTGAACGAACTCGAAGACCTCTACCTCGCGCAGTTCCGCTTCGCCGGCGGAGCCGTCGGCAGCACCTTTTCGAGCTGGGCCGGGCGTGGCGAGCGGTCCGGACTCGACGCCAGCCCGGTGATCTACGGCGACGCGGGCTCCATCAAGGGCGCCGAGGTGTCCGGTGACACCGGCCCGATCGGCAACGCGACCGAACTGCTCACGGCCAAGGCGCCCCCGTCCCTGCAGGAGACGCTCTTTCCCGGCGGCCTCACCGATGCCTTCGGCCTCGAACTACTCGACTTCACGCGCGCCATCGCGACGGGATCGCAGATGGAGGCGAGTGCCGACGAGGGGATCACCGATCTGGCGATGGCCTACGCGATCTTGGAATCGTCGTTCGCGGGCGGCCCGGTGCGGGTCGACGACGTCCGCTCCGGAGTGGTTGCCGGCTACCAGGCCGAGATCGACCAGCACTACGGGCTCTGAGCTGCGGGCCGCCCGCCCCGCGGCTACCCGAACGGCAACGGCTCGTAGCTCGCCCCGAACGGCGCGTCCGGCCGGTCGAACGGGCCCATCAGCGCGCGCCGCATCG
Encoded here:
- a CDS encoding helix-turn-helix domain-containing protein; the encoded protein is MTGIRESTAPDYLRIRCWREIADAMVAPHCHDDLEMVLVDGDECAHYHHLGRLVPLVPGQMTIFWATYPHNLERRSSGVVLRRVMVPLGLLLSCDLPGHLVAGLLAGQVLSADVDLVAMESKFVQWDVDSGSVDGADRMAMLLEITAWLQRIAPDLAPATGEARTAPVAIRRRGLEVVSSMVRYIVSHFHEPIGVTDVAKAVGLQPQYAMRLFRSMIGHTITEYLARYRIAEAQRLLVATGANMADVAFAAGFGSVSQFYDHFRSTCGQTPRQYRLGMRAL
- a CDS encoding Gfo/Idh/MocA family oxidoreductase; the encoded protein is MISPTDRPIRLGIVGCARILPAHLRGIAGLQAVGFDPVRITALCARRIDDAVMFRLRGEGPPPRSPASSNEMDPLGAPHRYVSDLHPDVLPEVFDDWRSMLDADVVDAVLVLAPVGLHHEIALAALSAGKHVLLEKPFAISVRAGHAIAAEARRRGLVAGVAENIRYSTRTRALRWVLDEGLVGTPQLWLSGGVGGEWAPDRIVAHTSWRHRKIEGGGGPALDHGVHLMHQIRYLMGPIEEISALTKILEPVRRDDDPTATVVNELEDLYLAQFRFAGGAVGSTFSSWAGRGERSGLDASPVIYGDAGSIKGAEVSGDTGPIGNATELLTAKAPPSLQETLFPGGLTDAFGLELLDFTRAIATGSQMEASADEGITDLAMAYAILESSFAGGPVRVDDVRSGVVAGYQAEIDQHYGL
- a CDS encoding N-acetylmuramoyl-L-alanine amidase, with protein sequence MSVRHRRSTVGLAAAATLAVAAALFMAVPAAARTGDASRSAAPPAGERQQAFARAARATGVPAAVLLAVAYNESRWEEHGGAPSTTGAYGVMALTDLPAAAPTAKGDGRAVPRSARTLTSAADLAGVTGSAARTDDAANIRAGAALLAHDARSLGHGRLPSTVAGWYGAVAAYADTPARAAATTFADDVYATIRTGAARTTADGQALTLAAEPHARPDTGSAAGLHLRAAAPAPKAECPPDLRCNVVPAAYQSNDPQDKTKYGNYDLADRPHTMRIDHIVLHDTEETYPSTLNTFTNPANSVSAHYVIRSSDGLVTQMVPTRDVAWQAGNWYVNVHSIGIEQEGFAVQGAQWFTEPLYRSSARLVRYLAARFGVPLDRQHIIGHDNVPGTTPATVAGMHWDPGPFWDWGHYLALLGRPIRPTGGPGSPVVTIDPVFAHNTQTVTDCEVKPPAPVPAQASSFVYLHTGPDATSPLVSDPALHASGPGTSCAADWGDKASAGQQFVVADRQPGWTAIWWDGVKAWFADPAGGDRASVPSSSAVVVPKPGRDSVAVYGRAYPEASAYPAAIPVQDVVPLQYVIQPGQAYVTTGPVPTDYYYAKTIDSSLPGDHTDVVGHDRYLEIQLGHRIGFVKADDVDVRPAG
- a CDS encoding DNA-formamidopyrimidine glycosylase family protein, with product MPELPEVEALAGFLRERAVGRVVASADLVAISALKTFDPPLSALPGLEVTGAGRYGKFLDLDVSGVHLVVHLARGGWLHWREKLPPAPPRPGRGPLALRLRLDDDSGFDLTEQGTKKGLAAYVVRNPAEVPGIARLGIDALDLTTERLTALLTGQRGQLKGVLTDQSLIAGIGNAYSDEILHTARLSPFKSAGKLSEHETIVLADAISSTLRDAVARSAGQKAATLKAEKRSGLAVHARNGLPCPVCGDTVREVSYADKSMQYCPTCQTGGQLLADRRLSRLLK
- a CDS encoding aldo/keto reductase — translated: MTTDNAPTPAGPATSSGTFAIGGDLPVTRLGYGSMRLTGQGIWGPPVDPESARAVLRRAVERGVDLIDTADSYGPAVAEDLIREALHPYDGVTVATKGGLVRTGPEEWHPLGRPEYLRQCVEMSLRRLGLERIDLYQLHRIDQTVPLADQLGVLKEMQGEGKIRHIGLSEVTVAQIEQARNLVEVVSVQNRYNLAHRTHDPVVDYCADEKIAFIPWFPLEVGSLAAPDGPLADVARTYDATPGQLALAWLLARSPSMLPIPGTSSIDHLEENIGAARIELSTAALATLADL
- a CDS encoding STAS domain-containing protein; its protein translation is MQSEITSTSQSVDMTLVDLQIRNDRGQSHISVNGELDASSARLLDETVEWLRRDGHRRITLDLDALTFLDCSVLSVLIRSHQTLRAAGGQLTLIRPTAAARRLFRLTGVDRELDIRATAAGRSAALAR